GATTGGGGAAAGGGATGCAGCAAGCGATAAATTAGCAAGCGAAATGAGCGCAGAAGATTTATTATCAGCAACAAAAGTATTAACAAAAATGTATGCGCATGCGCTTACAGAAACAGCTACTCCTGATTTAAATAATTTATTTATTAAGCATCTAGTATCAGTGAACAATTTGCATACTCAAATTTTTAGCTATTTATCAAAACAAGGTCAATATTCCGTGTTTAATATTAATAAGTTAATCGAAAACGATGCTAAAAAAGCTATGGATGTCATAAATATGCCGTATTAAAAAATGGACGTAATAGAACGTCCATTTTTTAATCTTTGTTGAAGTTTTTATTAGATAAGTCAGTGACCTTTTCAGCTGCTATGTGATGATATCTTTTCGTATTTTCAACTAATTTTATCAAATTAAGATAAGTTTGCTTAGCACCTAATACAAGTAACGGAACCCCAATAAAATCGATATGTAAAAATCTTGACGTAAAACCACCAAGAGTCATAGCTAGTGGTACTGTTGGCGATGTACTTGATAAGATAATTTTATCTTCTTCATTTAATAAGATTTTACCTAAACCTTCGATCGCTGTCGGCACATTTTTAGTATATCTTTTTGCTACTGTATACACCTGGTCTCCATTTTCGTCTTCACCGTGATAAAATAGTTTTCCACCATCTTTTGGTTTTAGTTTATTAAATAAATAGGTATTCTTTACTTCTTCCGTTGTCGGCTGGCGATCAAGTGGTAATTGCTTTAAATGATATGCTGCAGCCAAAGGTGAAGAATGTGTACCTCCAAAACAGTAATATATATAATATTTCATTTATCTCATCCTCAAATTTTTATATTAATACGTATGTAAATGTAATTGTTTAGAATCCCATTCTGCAAAGCATACTTGTTTAAGTGATAAATTTGACTCAGAAAGTTTTTTATGAACCCATTTTTCATCTTTTTTCAACGAGTTAAGAGCTCTTTTAATTATTTTTCCATCACTAATTACAACCACAGGTAAAAATTCTTTTTCCATTTGAATTTTTAAATCCTGTTTAGTAGGCGAGTCGAAATTTGATTTCTTCAATACACTAATCGTACCGTCATTTTCTAAAATAGCATAAGCAACTTCATTGACTGTAAAAGTATCCTTTGCTCTTAGTAATTGCATCAATTGGTCAGTGTCCAAACGATTTCTCTTCAATTCCTTCCATTGAATTGCTCCGTGTTTAATAACAACAGAAGCATCACCTTCTAAGAACTTTCTTGCCCACATTGACTTTTGTGTCAAGATCTCAGTAACAAATATTAAAGCACCCCAAACAAAGATACTAAAAAGAATTTTTGGTAGATTTGCTTCTTTATCATATATTCCATCCCCTAGTATATTTCCTAACACTAGTGACGAAATCAAATCAAATGGCGTTATTTGTGTAATTTGTGTTTTTCCATTAATTTTAACGACAATAAAAAGAGCTATATAACCTAAAAACAACTCAGTAAACATTTCATGATAACTCATGTAATACACTCCTATATTTTTATTACCTATTAAATTTTCTTACTACATTACTCTTTTTATACATAAAATTGGTAATTGATTAACATTCTAATTAAAATTTAATTATCCATATAAATGTATGCATCTGGATGAGACCCGATTGTAACTAGATCTTTTAATATTTTAGCTAATATATAGCTATAAACCGTTCCATTGCCACCATAGGCCATTAAAAATAGGCAGTTAGGATATTCATCGTATTGTCTAATCATTGGTAAGCCGGAATGAGTTCCTCCAAATGTACCTGTCCAATAATATTCCGCTTTAGCTTCTTTATAATGTGGAAACAACTCTATTAAATTTTTTATAAGCTGTTCTTTTTTATGGAATAACATAGATTCACGTTTTTCTGGTATTATTGTAGGTTCGTCAAGGCCTCCGGCAATAATTCTCCCATCGCCCGTAGTCCGGAAATATAAATACGGTCTTGCCGTCTCCCAAATTAAACAATTTTCATACCATGCATTGTTTTTCTCAACAATAGGTTGTGTTGCAATCGCAAATGTTGAAGTTAAAATTGCATTTTTCTCACTTTTTACTTCTACCGATTCATAGCCTCCTGCAAAAATAACTTTTTTCGCTCGAACTGTATGTTTATTTTTAGTAAAAAGTTGCACCCCTCCAACCGTACCGATAATCCGAGTTACCTCTGTATCCGAATACACCTTCAATCCTCGTTTCAGAGCAAATAAAAGCAAGCCGTGTGCGCATTTATATGGATTTACTTCAGCGTCATCCTCTGTGAACAGTGCAACTTCCTTTGTAAAATTAAACTTTTCCTCAATTTGCGATTTTGTATATCGTTCAACATTAAAACCATTTTCTTTTAATGCTTTATATTCCAAATCAATCATTTCTTTACCATCTAAATTACTAGCATAGTATAAACTTTTTCTTTTTATAAAATCTGGATTAATTTCAATTGTTTTTGACATTTCTTCAAGACCTTTAATTGCCTCTACA
This genomic interval from Gottfriedia acidiceleris contains the following:
- a CDS encoding spore coat protein; amino-acid sequence: MRTLAWHETLELHEIVATTTYYLYKLKTNLKNITDSGLKELYKTSIILFENNLRDLLKFMSNITIGERDAASDKLASEMSAEDLLSATKVLTKMYAHALTETATPDLNNLFIKHLVSVNNLHTQIFSYLSKQGQYSVFNINKLIENDAKKAMDVINMPY
- a CDS encoding DUF3189 family protein gives rise to the protein MKYYIYYCFGGTHSSPLAAAYHLKQLPLDRQPTTEEVKNTYLFNKLKPKDGGKLFYHGEDENGDQVYTVAKRYTKNVPTAIEGLGKILLNEEDKIILSSTSPTVPLAMTLGGFTSRFLHIDFIGVPLLVLGAKQTYLNLIKLVENTKRYHHIAAEKVTDLSNKNFNKD
- a CDS encoding DUF421 domain-containing protein; this translates as MSYHEMFTELFLGYIALFIVVKINGKTQITQITPFDLISSLVLGNILGDGIYDKEANLPKILFSIFVWGALIFVTEILTQKSMWARKFLEGDASVVIKHGAIQWKELKRNRLDTDQLMQLLRAKDTFTVNEVAYAILENDGTISVLKKSNFDSPTKQDLKIQMEKEFLPVVVISDGKIIKRALNSLKKDEKWVHKKLSESNLSLKQVCFAEWDSKQLHLHTY
- a CDS encoding NAD(P)/FAD-dependent oxidoreductase, giving the protein MKSISGVLYWPTTYTDSHPELENIKPLDEDLDCDFVIVGGGESGSLCAYFLSQTGAKVILLDKRKKVVQGSTSANTGLLQYSNDKTLHSFINSYGKEQAVRHYQLCVEAIKGLEEMSKTIEINPDFIKRKSLYYASNLDGKEMIDLEYKALKENGFNVERYTKSQIEEKFNFTKEVALFTEDDAEVNPYKCAHGLLLFALKRGLKVYSDTEVTRIIGTVGGVQLFTKNKHTVRAKKVIFAGGYESVEVKSEKNAILTSTFAIATQPIVEKNNAWYENCLIWETARPYLYFRTTGDGRIIAGGLDEPTIIPEKRESMLFHKKEQLIKNLIELFPHYKEAKAEYYWTGTFGGTHSGLPMIRQYDEYPNCLFLMAYGGNGTVYSYILAKILKDLVTIGSHPDAYIYMDN